The genomic DNA GCTCCACGGCAGCACGCAACGATGGCGAGAGTACCTCGCCGCTGGCCTCGAGTTGCTCGACTATGCTCATGAGCCACAATATGTAGTGGCCAACATGAACGAAGTCCACAACTTTCGCGCATGGCCCCTGAACGGTTACGCTGCGGCTTCAGCCGCCGGTTACGGACTCCGGCAACCTCACCGATCGTCCGATCGCCGCGTCTCGTGCTCTCCCGCGGTGCGGTGCCACTCCAGTTCGTCGACCGTTAGCGGGCGGATCAGCAGGTCCACCGCGAGCCAGAGCGTCTGGGAGAAGGGGTAGAAGAGGAACGGGGCGATCACCATCATCACCGGGCCGCCGATCTCCAGCAGCGTCCACGGCACGCGCGGCCAGGTGGCGATCATCACCGCGACCACCGCCAGCGCCAGCAGCCCCTCGGCGATGGC from Longimicrobium sp. includes the following:
- a CDS encoding DUF983 domain-containing protein encodes the protein MRQETKGSARAEVPPLGTRLWRAARLRCPVCGGGGLLRHWLKLKPRCPTCGLRLDRGEHDFFLGSMMFNIAIAEGLLALAVVAVMIATWPRVPWTLLEIGGPVMMVIAPFLFYPFSQTLWLAVDLLIRPLTVDELEWHRTAGEHETRRSDDR